Part of the Xiphophorus couchianus chromosome 8, X_couchianus-1.0, whole genome shotgun sequence genome is shown below.
ttaatctcaaaatattacaaTCTCTGCTGctaatagttttattttgtgtaaaatctgATTGAGaatattggttttatttagggctgaaattattttagtaataaattattctgatgattaatcaattaatcgtataaaaataattgccacctgcaaatttttcattttacataatattagaaatacacaaTTGAAGTCATTTAGTTCTTTAATAAGAACAAATATTGCTAAAAACATAATATAGCATTCCTTCAGTGAATAATTAACCATTTGGATTTATAACTGCATGGCAAAAGGGGCTTAATATGaggattattttcttcttaaaggcaaaatatttgtttttttgtacaattttgttttaattcctgCTTTAAATCTGTTGCTCTCTCTGCAAATACTCCAGTTGGAGATTAAATTGGCTGATTGAATagttgattaatcacgattaatcatttcagctctaGTTTGATTAACAAATAATGCTGAGTAATGTTTTCAAATCAGATCTCAAAGTGGAGATGAAGATGCTCTCAATTTCAATAATCTCAAAATAACGAGATCTTCGTGTGAAACggatttatttgaaaataattttaaaataagattttaatctAAGATTGGTTTTACACTAAAGATTATTTCTTTATGTTGACGTTTCACAGCCAGGCTCAGGTTAGTTTATGAAGAGAAATCATCACAATGATGCAGATATTTACATCTAAAAGAACTGATGCATTtatgttgtcatagcaaccagTAAGAACAACTAATTCTGACACCCAAGTtgggatttaaatgttttctagttttaattaatttaaaacgcAGCGGTTTTCCATTTTCGGCCTCATTTCTATCGAAGGTTAAAAACCGTTTCTGCTCAGAAaagttttttctgatttttaggATCTGGAGAGACGAACTCGGAGTCCGGAGGCCATGGTTCTGCACGcccaattttatttaaacaaaaaaacgctGGAGAAAATCAGCCAGGATATAAAACgtctttcattttctgcttctctgtgcaaatatttgtttgttgtttcaaattaaaacgACATTTTAATCAACGTTTGCAGTTTTTAGCACAAAACAACCAGAGTCCTACCAGACGGGCCGCTCCGTCTTCGGTTCCCTCCTCCGCcgggtcacttcctgttccagAGTCACAACAATCCAATCCTGGGATCAGAATCCCATCCgggatttcttcttcttgggtTGGGACGCCTGCAGCGCCCCCCGCTGGCTCTGCGACGCCTTGGAGGGCATCAGAGACGTGAAGCTGGGCagctgagaggaagaggaggagggggcggGATGAAGAGGAGGATCATCCTGAGGAGACAagacacaggaagtgatgtcacagtGTGGTCCAATCAGTAATTCTCCCGATTGGTTTAATCCGCCCCCTGCTGACAAAAACGCGTCCCTGCAGGATTTCCGGTCACgtctgtaaaatatttgctgcGCTACGCTAACGAGCTCAGATGTAAACActatcaattaatcaatcaattaatcaatcaatcaatcacagaaacaaactgCTAGGTAAAAGGTAACAAAGAAAAGTGAGGCTTCATCCACTCTGGTGGAAACTCATGAATggattattttagtcatttattcTATTGATTAGTTGGATGtttaatcgattaattgaacaaaataaatgatcatattctgcatttctttcagacaatattagaaaatcaataaaggtgcaaataaacaaataattaaattcatttttaaattaaaaaaaaaacaaatttattctccAAAATGCGAAAACAGCGTTCCTTTAGTGAACATCTGTCGACTgataatattttacagtttaactTTAAGTGTGTTGTTCTTCCAGCAAACAGCCTTTCTGTCAGTCTAAATACTCCAGATAActattaatcaattactaaattagttgaaggttgtttgaataattgattaatcacgattaatcgtttctaGATTGTGGTATGAAGATGCTtataaaagcagtttttgtgtttatctgttgtgttgaaatttaaatttagaCGCCATGAAGAACCGATTGATTAATTATTGGTGATAATTAGATGAGAAACTGATCATATATATGGATGAACAGATGTTTCTCCCCACCCGCCTGAaacctggtggtggcagcatcattcccACCTGTGTTTCCCACAGAGAGCTCAGTGATTGGTCGGCCAGTTTGCagctcctctgattggctgtttgtGGTTCTGGAGTTCTGCTGGGCGGATCCAAACGGTCCGGCGGCGGCGAGTCGTCCTGACCCTCCAGGAAGGCGGCCAGCCGGCCCAGAGGCCTGCTCCGCTGGCTGTCGGACAGCGGGCCGCTGGTTCCCGAGGACCAGCCGGAGAAGTCGTCCACGTCCGTCTGGTAGCTGATGGAGGAGGTGAAGCTGCCGCTGAGCCGCAGGTGGCTCCCCGCCGCGCGCTGCGCCTccttctccctcctcctcctcctcctcagcgcCTCCTTCTTCATGGCCCGGTTCTCCCCTCGCTCCTCCTGCCACCACTCCAGCCACGCCTCCGTGCCGCCGCGCCACGCCGCCGTCAGCCGGTCGCTCAGCGGGTCACACCACGCCTCGGCGTCCACCACCGGCGGCACCGGAACCGGGTCCAGGTCTCTATTCAGCAGCAGCGACCGCGTCCGCATGCATCGCTGCAGATCctgctgcagcgccccctgcatGTGGCGTCCAGCGGCGCCAGGCTCCGCCACGCTCAGCAGACCAGCGGTTCGGACCGCGAGGTGCGGCGGAGCGCCGGGTTTCCCCTCCCGTCTCCTCAGCTTCTGCAGCCAGCGCCTCCAGGCGTGACGCGTGGCGCTGCTCAGCACCGAGGGAGCCGACCAATCCGCTTCGTTACCAACGGCGACGAACGCCGGGACCTGATCCGGAAGCCTGGCGGGAAAAACAAACGCTGCTGGTTATCAGGATAAACGATGATGTCGTTGTTTTGAGATCAGGAACAGattcaaagatcaataaagtttaaattgtaACAGTTCAATCTGGAACTGGAggagattttaaacaaaacaaaacaaataaaatgaatcataaagtttctgaaaaccttcaaaataagaagctagttgagaccaaaacaccaaactgatacattttatcatccagtttttggtagaaagagaaaaacaataaatcatgaaaaattttaattattgagtttgttttaatctttcatTTATCAGGCGTACCGATCTGAACTCTGGTTCCTGTCGGGCGTTTCTGGGACAAACGTGTGAGCGATGGGATCCTGCGTTGGCATGACGACGTCCTCGTCGCTGGACGTTTCAGCGACCAGCAGCGGAGAGCGAGCTCCGGTCTCCGGCGCTCCGGTCTCCGGCGCTCCGGTCTCTGGCGCTCCGGTCTCTGGTGGTCCGGTCTCCGGCGCTCCGGGTTTTCCGTCGTCCCGCTCCAGGATCTGGTAGAAGACGTCCCCCGCCGCCGTCAGCTGGAGGACAATCATGGTCGCCGTGGAGACGGATGTTTTCTGGAGACACGTCAGGCCTGGAATCACAAAGGAAATCTCTTAAAGGTGGGCGACGCGGCGCTGGCGCCCTCTACTGGGGGCGGTGGTGACCTGCAGCCGGTGAAGCCAGTCTGTGGGCGGCGGTCTGCTGACGGTGGGGGATCTGGACCGGGAGCAGAGCCAGACTGTCTCTGGGCCGGAGCAGAACCTGAGGAGAACCGTGGCTGCAGCACGCCTCCACTCTGCctcctggaggagaagaagaaagatgaaAGTAGAaccagtaaaaaataaaaccagtaaaacgTCTGTTACTGGTTCTAAACATGGTGACCGCTCCACAGAACCGATATGTGGGACGATTttagcacaaaataaaatctttttctgatCTTTTCGCAGAGACACAGATTCATAAATAATccaaacagagaggaaaaaataaacaaaccaaaaaattataaaaacattttaaaaaatagcaagaagaaaaccaaaaaatttaattaaatacaaagtagaaaataataaacaccAAGGAcgaaacaaaataattatttaaatatgtaaaaaaattaaataaagtttaaaaaaacaaaacagacaattattacaaaacaaaaaagcctgaaaattaaagaaaaaccataacttaataatttaataaataataaaacataaaagagaatactaaagtttttttagttaaaaataaaaaaaatacaaattcagaacatattaaacaaaacaaaaatcctaagacaaaaaaaacatatttaaaataaataaatgaaacttaaaataaaaaatatattaaaaggaCATAACAATAGTTGTCttaaaagataattaaaaaacaagaaatacaaaataaaaattacaatacataaaaagcaagaaaacaccAAACTGGGAGGACGAAGcaaaataactaaatgtttctctaacatgtttgaaaatgaagatccttaaaataaatgaaaactaaacaagcagaatgaaagaaaagagattttaacattttatgtaaaatttaggGTTTGGAAACAAGCCTGGTCGTCCAATCAGATtctccagaaaacaaaaagtttccaAAACCTTTAAATGCACCAGAGCCTGCTGCTGCCTCCTGCTAGCTCACCTGAGTACTGCAGCAGAGTGATCTCCTGAGACGACTGCGACCCGAGCAGAACCTTGGTGGTTCCTGACGCGGAGCCCGGAGCCACGTGGCAGAAAAGGGGCGGAGCCTCCATCATGTGGTCCCACTTCAGCATGGGGACGCCGGGGAAGCGCTCGTCCATGATGTAGGCCGAGTGCTGcgcagagacagacaggaagttcAGATTCATCTGGAGCGCCGAGGCAAAACGGACAGAACCGAGGCTCACCTGCGTGGTGAGGAGGTGGTGAAAGGGGTGAACGTCTCCCAGGAATCTGACCAGGAGGAGGCGCTCTCCGCTCTGGCAGTCTGAGGTGCTGCTGATCCGGAACAGAGTGTGACACGGGTTCGACTCCAACTAGAGGAGAGAGAGCAGCGATTAAAGTCCGGAAGAATGTGACCAAAACTGTGTCGATGTTCTGCTGAGAATCACAGTTTCATAACTGCTGTGTTTCAGttgaataagaaacacaattaaactGGAACGTTGATACGTTTGTTAATAAGTGGTCAAAAATCAGGCAgcatcatcatcctccaaccacttcctgtcgtcttcttcatcgtTTCCGCCAGTAGCAACGTCCAGCGTTTTACCACTGCAGTGTTAATTAAACTAAtttcaatacagctgaaaaacctcATCCtaaatcaaaacatgttttgaaaatcaGCGTGTTTCGATtaagaaaagttattttcataattcaaaTTTCTGCAATTTTACgaacaacagaaacagatgAAGTCAAAATGTTTGTGCTTAAATACGAAGCTGGTTGAATCTTTCTCATTTTTGCCATTTCCTCTTCGTTGTGGttttttccacacacacatacggTCCTGTgccgtctccatggcaacaacaCAGCATCCCACGTCGCTACAAAATGGAGGCCGACAGACGGctgattggttttattttttaaaatcgaTGTTGGGACGTTTTAAATTGTGAATCTTTTTGTGAATCCAGCTCTAATATTCTCCCACCTTCACCCTGAAGTCTGTGAGCTCCACCCCCGTCCGGTCGGCGTACAGCATCACTCGTGGGTGGGCGGAGAATTCGCACCATCGCCATGACGACTTGGCGTTGAAGTACAAGTTGCTCTCCTCCGTCCGGACCTCCTGCATCCTGACAGAGGGAAAGCAGGAGACACTGAGACTCCTGCAGGCGTTTGGACCCAACCTGCAGGTCGGTGTTTTCCTCACCCTCTGCCGACCGTCCACAGGTTCGCCGCTCCGCTCTCACTCGCCACCAGAACTTCACCCAGAATGTGCGGACTGAGGAAACAAACAGAAGGAGGTCAGCCTCCGGGCCGGACGATACGGCTGAAAACGTATCACCATACGAGCATTTCACATCAGTTaatatcgataattattgattagtgaTTTTATCTTGAATATCTGAAATGCTGGTGATGTGAccttcaattgtttttttgtttttttttaaacagctatCAGGCAAAGTGgggaaactgctgctgcgcaagctagcaggttgttgctaggcaaccaaagactGAGTGAGTTGccaggcaaccaaagagtgactTAGTTGATGCTTAGCAGGCTGTTAGAAGTTCAGCAGCTAAACTCTGTCCTCTGCCTACGTCTCCCAGAATGCAGTGCGGTTCTGAATCgaagttcagtgaatatttttatgacCCAACCTGACGCTGACGCAGCTGGCAGCAGCTCTGGTGCCGACCACCTGCAGCAGGCGCGGCTCCTCCTGTTCCCTCATGCCCCAGACTCCACAGACGTGGTCGGTGCGCACGGCGACGCAGCCTGCGGGGCGACAGGAAACGGTCAGCTGAACCTCCGGGAGCATCGCCGATCCTTCCGCAAAACGCCGTACTGTCGCCGAAGCGCGAGCCGCAGCTGATCTGTCGGACCGGAGCCTTCAGCTGGAAGCCGACTGGCTTCCGGCCGCCGGCGTCCACGCAGGCATCGCCGTCGCGCTCCAGAGCCACCCTGTGGAAGTCTGAGGTACTGCGTTAAGAACAATGCTTctggtttcagtttgtttctgaatGTTTCACCATCATTCTCTCTGGTTTTGCTCAActggattgattttttttatcttccttttGGATGTGTAACCATGGTAACAAcgtgtcttttttttgtcatctcaAAGCTTAAATAAggcctgaactttgacctaaAGGAGCAGAGCAGGATACTGAGGCGGTCCATTCCCGGGCCCCTGGGGTACAGCAGGCAGCCCTCGCCCTGGGAGAACGGGACGAAGGCCAGAGCGCCCCCGGTGGCCGCCTCTGAGAACTGCATGCGGTCCCTCTGCTCGGCCAGCTCCTCGTGCAGCAGCGAGCCCAGCAGCTCCGGGGGAACATCATGGACCACGTCCCACAGCAGGCTGCAGTACCGGTCCAGAGACCTGGACCGGTACGCCATGGGACACCTGGAGaacgaaacaaaacaacaaataatgatGGAAAAATGATATATACGCATCAACATCAGACGatatttgtaatatatttattatgaaatttaaatttttttaaagtctggttattaaaagattaatattttGTATCGTGCCTGACTTTTTTCtcctaataaaataattttctactCTAACATTCTTTAATTGCAGTTGGGGGAAAATGTATAATCAGTAAATATGACACATTGGGCCACAACAGGTATGAAAATATCAGAACAGATATTGACCCACATTTCCAAATCAGTGCATTTATATTGAAAAGACATCAGATGGTAAATAAACCACAACCTCAGGCAAAGATCACAGCAGAAAGCTaaagtttcaagttttaaactaaaaaatatatcaaaacaccaaaaacatcaTGAATATTTCTGATTCTTACTGTCCAAGtacataaaataacttaatttgaAATTTCCCTATTTATGatcttttccaaaataaataaatacaaatacgTCCGTAataatttaagttattttaaacctaaataaaaaattaaatgattggCTGAAGACTGCTGGAAGACTGTACAAGCTCCGCCCCCTTTTTCACTCGGAGTGCAAGTAGGGACACACAATATACTGGCACTAAAACAACTGactaatttttaacaaaaatatcgGCAAACATTGGATAAAATATCAATATCGGCCTAAATTTTCAGATCAgttcattaaaaatcatttggTCTCATCAGGATTTTATTCTAACAGATCAAAGTTCTTCTGATCTTTAGTGTAAACAGTTTTTCAGATTCTCTCTGTAgtttgtttggttctgttttgaGTCGATCCAGTTGGTTTTCTGCTCACATGTTGAACTTCAGCTGGTCGACGAAGCACTTCGTCCTCCACATGTTGACCGAATCTTTACGATATTTctgcaaaacagcagcagattaaAGATGTTAATCTTCAAACCGCCTCAGATTAAAGCTTTAATCTGAAGCTTTAATCTGCGGCGTCGGCAGCAGGTTGGGCTGGGACTCACCTCCTTCATCTTGGCTTTCTTGAAGTAGAAGTTTTCGCCCAGGATCTCACTCATGCAGCCGAAGGCGTCCGGGCCGTGATCCATGTAGAAGTTCTGCATCTGGACGAAGGAGCAGAAACGTTTCTTTACTCTCTGAGTCGATTTATTTCAGAAGTGAGGAATTGGGTAGAAAACTGAGAATTTTCCACTTAATCCACTCGGATCTTTTCCTGGTCATTGAAAGCACCAATTCTACTCTCAGTCAGATAATTTGATTTTAtggattaatcaaatttttggtttttgaaaaatTCCTTCAACTTCAGAGTGAAGTCAGTCAGGGCGGCCATTTTGTTTGTcatcttctatttatttggactttaaatTAAGATCAACTGTTTGACAAACTATTAGCACCGAGCTGAGATTCATTAtgacaataaagacaaaataatacaagagtaaagttgttttattaggagaataaagtaggaattttatgagaactccaacatgaaaaataaaaaatgaaaatgaggaaAGTTGGAAATCTTTGGAataagttttacaaataaatcaatattttatcttttaacacatcagcattaAATATTATCAGCAGCAggaattttttatgtttctcattaaaaatgagttggttttatttgcattttttagaCATTGTTCTGGTGATTTGTATCTTTCCTTTGCTAATATTATGATGatgttttcataataaaacaattaaaaacattttgcagccTGATGTTAATACTCTGTTATACAACAAGCAGGAGTGATAATACAGTTTGTGAAAATAGTTTCTGTCATTTatcttttggttttttaaacTATAATCGCTCAGAGTTAGTTAAATAATTGTCAGCGTAAATTGGCCACTAATATCTGATCGgtttattaaaatgttcctCACGTGTTTTAAGAAGTCCAGCGGATCAGGAGGCGTCAGGAATTCCTGGAACGctgcaggaaaaacatcagacGGGAAAACTAGAAACAACAACAAGTTCTACGGCTCTCCGCCTTTATTAGAGATCAATAAACATAAATGCTTCACGCAGAGACGATGGGAAATAAAACCAACAGAGCGCTCACTCTGGATGctttctggatcagaaccggctCACCTTTCCTGGGGGACAGCAGGGGAACCGGAACTGGCTCCGTCTGGCGCCAGACCTCCCCTCCAAGCTGCCGTTTGGACGTGAACGCCCAGCTGGAGAGGGAGCCGGTGCCGCCCTGGAACCAGAGCCGCATCaggtcatcatcatcatcatcaggtcatcatcatcatcatcatcatcacactgAGGCCCAAAAACTCAACCTCCTCACCATCATTCAGGATGAAACACCTGGAGGAAAACTAATACTGCAAAtcacccagaatgcactgcacCACGGgtgtaaatttaattaaattaggagtgaaacgattaatcgtgactAATTGATTATTGACATAATTGTCAGCTAATTTGGTAAGTGATTAATCGTTAACAGACTCAAAGGAAGACCACTTGCTTAaagcaacatattcagagcagcaattaGGTCAAAAATCAATACTAGATAAAATCATGTGTGTCTGTGAAGAGGTTGTATCCAAAACTAGCTTCACCCGGTTCAGAGGCTCTAAAGAATTTCtagtaaacaaataataaaatatttagtttcatatttaaagaaaggaattgaattatttgtttatttgcgtttataatgcatttctaaattgtataaaaaagatTAAGAGGTTATATTAAAAATCTATAGAATGTGGCACTTtataattgtcagaataatcgattactaaaataaatgattgtgtcaaatctgtaaaatgtaaGAACTATTGATTCAGTGTTTATTAAACCTTAAATACGCACTTTTAAAGACTCTAAGTGCGATTTCCAGACGTCAGTGAACGCAGCATCGTATTTAACTCGGATTTGTTTACATATTGAACATTATTCAATATATTATTGTGACCAAACTTCGACAGGTGAGCTCAGAAAATCCCACCTGCGCTAAGACTCCGTGGTAGCAGCCCCATCCTCCTGCGCTGTGTCTCTGGACCCGGTTCGGCGGGTCGGAGCTGTAAAACGAGGGGAAAAGTTGCCGAGGAAACTGATAATCCATTATCGCTGTCCGGAATTATCTGTCCGTGTGCCTGAGAGTCGGAACAAGTCCAGACATGTTGCGCTGTCCCAACCGCAGCTGGCTCCGATGAGACATCCGGTTTATCCGCCTACAAACAGCCGGACATTCATTTACCTGCTGAGTTTTatagttcagaaagtgaaaaacactaaatggaggcagaaatatacagaaattaagttaaataatctgaaacTTTCACTGTGAGTCGCTAAACACGTGTTGCTGCTCCGGTAGGTTGAGCGGAAGTAAAAGAAGACAACAGCAGCTACCACTTCCGGTTTCTTGGAggaaactacaaaacaaaacaacaaaaatcccaTTAAtgccaaacaaacacaaaataaaaaactaaatcaaagttATTAGATGCAATGGCATTAATTAATATTTGATGAAAGTATGAAGAGCTGTATCATACCGGAGAAAATATGGAAGAACATTAGGgccaataaaaaaatgaattctgtttttttattttgactttaaataataataataataataataataataataataataataataataataataacatataaaaaaaatacttatccGATATGTTCCTCCAAAAGGTTCTGGTCCTGTAACTCAGAACTCTGTCACTGAAGCTGGTTGATCCCAATTCTGtcataattttgagattttgCACTTTAATTGTGACTCAATATTTCAAAATCACGACTTAAGTTTCTTACGGTATTACGTTTTGTAATTTGCTatttcagaatttgtttttagtgtgtgacaattatgtattttaataaggaagtttgtttttcacacattacAAAGTTACAGTAATATTCTTAAGAGGGaactattatgcaaaataaatttttgctcagttttgttcttccatttgagtttctactaattttttagtctgttttttgCTTAAACGTGTATTTATATCATTGGTTGATTGACGATTAGTTGCTCATGTTTTGGTAAATTGACTTTCTGATACAATGggtagattttatattttattttattttattttattttattttattttattttattttattttattttattttattttattttattttattttatttttgtgagtgACCGGATGTAGCGGATCAGCTGACCTGTAAGGTCTGTTTGTCGGTAGGACCAGCTAGCAGAAGCGGCGCAGAATAACGGcgtctttttttgtctgaactGGCAGCAGGAGGAACCGTATTCGTGAAAGCCGTCGGTCTGTCGGACATGTCCCAGTAGGACGTCAGCGTCTGGTGCGTCTCAGCCGCTTTTTATCGGAATCTTTTGCTAGCCGCTAGCCGTTAGCCGTTAGCTGGTAGCGTTGCTGAAGCGGAAGTATGAGAGCTAACCCTGTCCTCTAACGTCCGATGATCAGGGACAGTTAGCTGCTGGGTTAGTTATCTGTTATATGTGATATATATCTGATATATatgtctgttgttttatttcaggctgtaaaatgtttggttttaaattgaATCGTTTTGTATTTGGCTGTAAACAGAACCAGCTGGCGCGTTCATCTGATGCTGATTTCTGTCCTGCTGTTCCTTCATGGCTGCAGATATAAAATCCTCTTTAACTTCTTACTAAAGCAGTGAAGCACTacactgtttttagttttatttctgcttaatTTCGTGTTTtggacacattttaaatgagtCTGACGCTGAAGAGCTGCAACATTTCAATACAAttcacttcaaaataatttatttatcctaaaatgaaatgaaatgtcttAACTCATAAAATCAAAGTGTCTTCAGAGGATCTGTGTGGATCCATAACGgctctccagtagcagtcagtctctcAACAAACCTGAATAAGCCTCTGACAGAAGGCTGTTGGTGTAAACAGTGTCATGTGTTGGGTAACATcatcagttgttgtttttgctcctcCTCTTTAAAaggatgttggagtaggggagtCACCTCCTTTTCATCTCCTCTGGGGttaggggtcaaagttcaggttttCCTTGAGCTTTTCAGAAGCTAATCTGCTACGTCCAGGTagttgttgctatggttacgtgtcgtaaaaaaaagattaagagcatccagaaccagaggtaATAATTATCCAACCAGCATCAGTTCAACCTAAATGATGAATGAAAGTGTGGAGACGGAGCGGTTCTGGCTGTGTTCGGGTCGGTGCGGTTCCGGTAGCAGCAGGTTGGTGATGAATCGGCCTCTCCTCCGTGTTTGTTTG
Proteins encoded:
- the taf1c gene encoding TATA box-binding protein-associated factor, RNA polymerase I, subunit C isoform X3, which translates into the protein MDYQFPRQLFPSFYSSDPPNRVQRHSAGGWGCYHGVLAQGGTGSLSSWAFTSKRQLGGEVWRQTEPVPVPLLSPRKAFQEFLTPPDPLDFLKHMQNFYMDHGPDAFGCMSEILGENFYFKKAKMKEKYRKDSVNMWRTKCFVDQLKFNMCPMAYRSRSLDRYCSLLWDVVHDVPPELLGSLLHEELAEQRDRMQFSEAATGGALAFVPFSQGEGCLLYPRGPGMDRLNFHRVALERDGDACVDAGGRKPVGFQLKAPVRQISCGSRFGDSCVAVRTDHVCGVWGMREQEEPRLLQVVGTRAAASCVSVSPHILGEVLVASESGAANLWTVGRGMQEVRTEESNLYFNAKSSWRWCEFSAHPRVMLYADRTGVELTDFRVKLESNPCHTLFRISSTSDCQSGERLLLVRFLGDVHPFHHLLTTQHSAYIMDERFPGVPMLKWDHMMEAPPLFCHVAPGSASGTTKVLLGSQSSQEITLLQYSGGRVEACCSHGSPQVLLRPRDSLALLPVQIPHRQQTAAHRLASPAAGLTCLQKTSVSTATMIVLQLTAAGDVFYQILERDDGKPGAPETGPPETGAPETGAPETGAPETGARSPLLVAETSSDEDVVMPTQDPIAHTFVPETPDRNQSSDRLPDQVPAFVAVGNEADWSAPSVLSSATRHAWRRWLQKLRRREGKPGAPPHLAVRTAGLLSVAEPGAAGRHMQGALQQDLQRCMRTRSLLLNRDLDPVPVPPVVDAEAWCDPLSDRLTAAWRGGTEAWLEWWQEERGENRAMKKEALRRRRRREKEAQRAAGSHLRLSGSFTSSISYQTDVDDFSGWSSGTSGPLSDSQRSRPLGRLAAFLEGQDDSPPPDRLDPPSRTPEPQTANQRSCKLADQSLSSLWETQDDPPLHPAPSSSSSQLPSFTSLMPSKASQSQRGALQASQPKKKKSRMGF
- the taf1c gene encoding TATA box-binding protein-associated factor, RNA polymerase I, subunit C isoform X2, with translation MDYQFPRQLFPSFYSSDPPNRVQRHSAGGWGCYHGVLAQGGTGSLSSWAFTSKRQLGGEVWRQTEPVPVPLLSPRKAFQEFLTPPDPLDFLKHMQNFYMDHGPDAFGCMSEILGENFYFKKAKMKEKYRKDSVNMWRTKCFVDQLKFNMCPMAYRSRSLDRYCSLLWDVVHDVPPELLGSLLHEELAEQRDRMQFSEAATGGALAFVPFSQGEGCLLYPRGPGMDRLNFHRVALERDGDACVDAGGRKPVGFQLKAPVRQISCGSRFGDSCVAVRTDHVCGVWGMREQEEPRLLQVVGTRAAASCVSVSPHILGEVLVASESGAANLWTVGRGMQEVRTEESNLYFNAKSSWRWCEFSAHPRVMLYADRTGVELTDFRVKLESNPCHTLFRISSTSDCQSGERLLLVRFLGDVHPFHHLLTTQHSAYIMDERFPGVPMLKWDHMMEAPPLFCHVAPGSASGTTKVLLGSQSSQEITLLQYSGGRVEACCSHGSPQVLLRPRDSLALLPVQIPHRQQTAAHRLASPAAGLTCLQKTSVSTATMIVLQLTAAGDVFYQILERDDGKPGAPETGAPETGAPETGARSPLLVAETSSDEDVVMPTQDPIAHTFVPETPDRNQSSDRLPDQVPAFVAVGNEADWSAPSVLSSATRHAWRRWLQKLRRREGKPGAPPHLAVRTAGLLSVAEPGAAGRHMQGALQQDLQRCMRTRSLLLNRDLDPVPVPPVVDAEAWCDPLSDRLTAAWRGGTEAWLEWWQEERGENRAMKKEALRRRRRREKEAQRAAGSHLRLSGSFTSSISYQTDVDDFSGWSSGTSGPLSDSQRSRPLGRLAAFLEGQDDSPPPDRLDPPSRTPEPQTANQRSCKLADQSLSSLWETQVGMMLPPPGFRRDDPPLHPAPSSSSSQLPSFTSLMPSKASQSQRGALQASQPKKKKSRMGF
- the taf1c gene encoding TATA box-binding protein-associated factor, RNA polymerase I, subunit C isoform X1 — its product is MDYQFPRQLFPSFYSSDPPNRVQRHSAGGWGCYHGVLAQGGTGSLSSWAFTSKRQLGGEVWRQTEPVPVPLLSPRKAFQEFLTPPDPLDFLKHMQNFYMDHGPDAFGCMSEILGENFYFKKAKMKEKYRKDSVNMWRTKCFVDQLKFNMCPMAYRSRSLDRYCSLLWDVVHDVPPELLGSLLHEELAEQRDRMQFSEAATGGALAFVPFSQGEGCLLYPRGPGMDRLNFHRVALERDGDACVDAGGRKPVGFQLKAPVRQISCGSRFGDSCVAVRTDHVCGVWGMREQEEPRLLQVVGTRAAASCVSVSPHILGEVLVASESGAANLWTVGRGMQEVRTEESNLYFNAKSSWRWCEFSAHPRVMLYADRTGVELTDFRVKLESNPCHTLFRISSTSDCQSGERLLLVRFLGDVHPFHHLLTTQHSAYIMDERFPGVPMLKWDHMMEAPPLFCHVAPGSASGTTKVLLGSQSSQEITLLQYSGGRVEACCSHGSPQVLLRPRDSLALLPVQIPHRQQTAAHRLASPAAGLTCLQKTSVSTATMIVLQLTAAGDVFYQILERDDGKPGAPETGPPETGAPETGAPETGAPETGARSPLLVAETSSDEDVVMPTQDPIAHTFVPETPDRNQSSDRLPDQVPAFVAVGNEADWSAPSVLSSATRHAWRRWLQKLRRREGKPGAPPHLAVRTAGLLSVAEPGAAGRHMQGALQQDLQRCMRTRSLLLNRDLDPVPVPPVVDAEAWCDPLSDRLTAAWRGGTEAWLEWWQEERGENRAMKKEALRRRRRREKEAQRAAGSHLRLSGSFTSSISYQTDVDDFSGWSSGTSGPLSDSQRSRPLGRLAAFLEGQDDSPPPDRLDPPSRTPEPQTANQRSCKLADQSLSSLWETQVGMMLPPPGFRRDDPPLHPAPSSSSSQLPSFTSLMPSKASQSQRGALQASQPKKKKSRMGF